The Lycium ferocissimum isolate CSIRO_LF1 chromosome 10, AGI_CSIRO_Lferr_CH_V1, whole genome shotgun sequence genome window below encodes:
- the LOC132032935 gene encoding putative pentatricopeptide repeat-containing protein At1g10330, with protein sequence MRPYEATLVSILSSCTLLDVGVALYLGRQVHAYMAKNEELSVFMTTALIMFCGKMGCLVYASKVFDAMVIKQVCSWNAMISSLALNGREKQAFAMYEKMRAKGMQPNEITFVTVLSACVRAKLVDLGFQLFETMSHEFGHVAKMEHYGCVVDLLGRAGVPS encoded by the coding sequence ATGAGGCCTTATGAGGCTACTTTAGTTAGTATTCTTTCTTCTTGCACGTTACTCGATGTTGGTGTGGCTTTATACCTAGGGAGGCAAGTACATGCTTACATGGCAAAGAATGAGGAGTTGAGTGTCTTCATGACGACCGCATTGATCATGTTTTGCGGGAAGATGGGTTGTTTGGTATATGCTTCGAAGGTGTTTGATGCAATGGTTATCAAGCAGGTTTGTTCTTGGAATGCTATGATTTCTTCCCTGGCTTTGAATGGTAGAGAGAAGCAGGCATTTGCAATGTACGAGAAGATGAGAGCAAAAGGGATGCAACCAAATGAGATTACTTTTGTGACAGTTCTATCAGCTTGTGTGCGTGCCAAGCTTGTCGATTTGGGTTTTCAATTGTTTGAGACAATGTCACATGAATTTGGACATGTAGCTAAGATGGAGCATTATGGTTGTGTGGTTGATCTCTTAGGGAGAGCTGGGGTTCCTTCTTAG
- the LOC132032934 gene encoding uncharacterized protein LOC132032934, with protein MHNDYKVSESSPNVELRSIFSVLVPQPSSSLLQKSSLSASGSSSECSNGDLHHLPDEFKLSDDMELLFEYFESEQPQRRRPLFETIQQLVSGDGLSNCRSYGDPSILHTVSLHDLHPHSWFSVAWYPIYRIPDGNLRAGFLTYHSLGHFIHKDQTVKAHSVDACVVSPIVGLQSYNAQVES; from the exons ATGCATAATGATTATAAAGTATCTGAGAGTTCACCAAATGTAGAACTGCGCTCAATATTTTCTGTACTTGTACCTCAACCTTCAAGCTCTTTACTACAGAAAAGCAGTCTCTCTGCCTCAGGGTCATCTTCAGAGTGCAGTAATGGTGATTTACATCATCTACCAGATGAATTTAAGCTGTCTGATGATATGGAGCTTCTCTTTGAATATTTCGAATCCGAGCAGCCTCAAAGGCGGCGACCGTTGTTTGAAAC AATACAGCAACTTGTCTCTGGCGATGGACTCTCAAACTGTAGATCATATGGAGATCCATCTATCCTACATACAGTGAGCTTACATGACCTGCATCCTCATTCCTG GTTTTCGGTTGCATGGTACCCCATTTATAGGATACCCGATGGCAATTTGCGTGCTGGTTTCTTGACTTATCATTCACTTGGTCATTTTATTCACAAAGACCAGACAGTAAAAGCCCACAGTGTAGATGCCTGTGTAGTTTCTCCAATTGTAGGCCTCCAAAGCTACAACGCTCAGGTAGAATCATAG